The proteins below are encoded in one region of Roseovarius bejariae:
- the secY gene encoding preprotein translocase subunit SecY, which yields MVSAAEQMAANTSWAALGKATDLRNRILFTLGLLVVYRLGTYIPVPGIDGAALRDFMEGAQASIGGMLSMFTGGALGRMGIFALGIMPYISASIIVQLLTAMVPALEQLKKEGEQGRKKINQYTRYGTVGLATLQSYGLAASLQSGDLVTNPGFFFIASCMITLVGGTMFLMWLGEQITARGVGNGISLIIFVGIIAEVPAALAQFFSQGRSGAISPAVIIGVILMVIAVIAFVVFMERSLRKIHIQYPRRQVGMKVYDGGTSHLPIKVNPAGVIPAIFASSLLLLPATISTFSGNQTSPIMSTIMAYFGPGQPLYLLFFAAMIVFFAYFYTYNVAFKPDEVSDNLKKQNGFVPGIRPGKKTAEYLEYVVARVLVLGSAYLAAVCLLPEVLRSQFAIPFYFGGTSVLIVVSVTMDTIQQVQSHLLAHQYEGLIEKSQLGGKGKGKKRARRKGTGRK from the coding sequence ATGGTATCTGCAGCAGAACAAATGGCCGCCAACACCAGTTGGGCCGCCCTCGGCAAGGCCACCGATCTCCGCAACCGCATCCTGTTCACGCTCGGTCTGCTGGTCGTTTACCGGCTGGGCACCTATATCCCGGTCCCCGGTATCGACGGCGCCGCGCTGCGTGACTTCATGGAAGGCGCGCAGGCGTCGATCGGCGGGATGCTGTCGATGTTCACCGGCGGTGCGCTTGGCCGTATGGGCATCTTCGCGCTTGGCATCATGCCCTATATCTCGGCCTCGATCATCGTTCAGCTTCTGACCGCCATGGTCCCGGCGCTCGAACAACTCAAGAAAGAGGGCGAGCAGGGCCGCAAGAAGATCAACCAGTATACCCGCTACGGCACCGTGGGGCTTGCCACGCTGCAATCCTACGGGCTGGCGGCCTCGCTCCAGTCGGGCGACCTGGTGACGAACCCGGGCTTCTTCTTCATCGCAAGCTGCATGATCACCCTCGTCGGTGGCACCATGTTCCTGATGTGGCTGGGTGAACAGATCACCGCGCGCGGTGTCGGCAACGGTATCTCGCTGATCATCTTCGTGGGCATCATCGCCGAGGTTCCCGCCGCCCTTGCGCAGTTCTTTTCCCAAGGCCGCTCGGGCGCCATCTCGCCCGCGGTGATCATCGGCGTCATCCTCATGGTCATCGCCGTGATCGCCTTCGTGGTCTTCATGGAACGCTCCCTGCGCAAGATCCATATCCAGTACCCCCGCCGCCAGGTGGGCATGAAGGTCTATGACGGCGGCACCTCGCACCTGCCGATCAAGGTGAACCCGGCGGGCGTGATCCCGGCGATCTTCGCTTCCTCGCTGCTGCTGCTGCCCGCCACGATCAGTACCTTCTCGGGCAACCAGACCAGCCCCATCATGTCGACGATCATGGCCTATTTCGGCCCCGGACAGCCGCTCTACCTGCTGTTCTTCGCCGCGATGATCGTTTTCTTCGCGTATTTCTACACCTACAACGTGGCCTTCAAACCCGATGAGGTTTCCGACAACCTGAAAAAGCAGAACGGCTTTGTCCCCGGCATCCGCCCGGGCAAGAAAACCGCCGAGTATCTCGAATACGTGGTGGCCCGTGTTCTGGTTCTCGGCTCGGCCTACCTTGCGGCAGTTTGTCTCCTGCCCGAAGTTCTGCGTAGCCAATTCGCCATTCCTTTCTATTTTGGCGGCACCTCGGTCCTCATCGTGGTCTCCGTGACCATGGACACGATCCAGCAGGTTCAATCGCACCTGCTCGCCCACCAGTACGAGGGCCTGATCGAGAAATCGCAACTGGGCGGCAAAGGTAAGGGCAAGAAACGCGCCCGCAGAAAAGGGACAGGACGCAAATGA
- the rpsK gene encoding 30S ribosomal protein S11, protein MARDTRRTKKKVSKNIATGVAHVNSSFNNTKILISDVQGNAISWSSAGTMGFKGSRKSTPYAAQMAAEDAGRKAQDHGMKTLEVEVQGPGSGRESALRALAAIGFNITSIRDVTPIAHNGCRPPKRRRV, encoded by the coding sequence ATGGCACGTGATACTCGTCGCACCAAGAAAAAGGTTTCCAAGAACATCGCCACCGGCGTTGCTCATGTGAACTCCTCGTTCAACAACACCAAGATCCTGATCTCGGACGTGCAAGGCAACGCCATCTCGTGGTCGTCCGCCGGCACCATGGGCTTCAAGGGCTCGCGCAAGTCGACCCCTTACGCCGCCCAGATGGCCGCCGAAGATGCCGGTCGCAAGGCACAGGATCACGGTATGAAAACTCTTGAGGTCGAAGTTCAGGGCCCCGGTTCGGGCCGTGAATCGGCGCTTCGTGCGCTGGCCGCCATCGGCTTCAACATCACCTCGATCCGTGACGTGACGCCGATCGCGCACAACGGCTGCCGCCCGCCGAAGCGTCGTCGGGTCTAA
- a CDS encoding adenylate kinase, with the protein MNIILLGPPGAGKGTQAQKLVDARNMIQLSTGDMLREAKDSGTEMGKIVADVMARGDLVTDEIVIGLIREKLQGDKQGGFIFDGFPRTLAQADALADLLQEQGESLDAVIEMRVDDDTLVKRIVGRAEEARAAGKPVRADDNEESVKHRLMEYYKKTAPLIGYYYAKDQLQSVDGLGAIDEVSGAIAGVLDK; encoded by the coding sequence ATGAATATTATCCTCCTCGGACCACCGGGCGCGGGCAAGGGCACACAAGCCCAGAAACTCGTCGATGCACGCAACATGATCCAACTCTCGACCGGCGACATGCTGCGCGAGGCCAAGGACAGCGGCACCGAAATGGGCAAGATCGTCGCCGATGTCATGGCCCGCGGTGACCTTGTCACCGACGAGATCGTGATCGGCCTCATCCGCGAGAAGCTGCAAGGCGACAAGCAGGGCGGCTTCATCTTCGACGGCTTCCCCCGGACGCTGGCACAGGCTGACGCATTGGCCGACCTCCTGCAAGAGCAGGGCGAGTCCCTCGATGCGGTGATCGAAATGCGCGTCGATGACGACACGCTCGTCAAACGTATCGTCGGCCGCGCCGAAGAAGCGCGCGCTGCGGGCAAACCCGTGCGCGCCGACGACAACGAGGAAAGCGTCAAACACCGCTTGATGGAATACTACAAGAAAACGGCTCCTCTGATTGGTTATTACTACGCCAAGGACCAACTCCAAAGCGTGGACGGATTGGGCGCGATCGACGAGGTTTCCGGCGCCATCGCGGGCGTGCTGGACAAATAA
- the rplO gene encoding 50S ribosomal protein L15, translating into MKLNELHDNPGATKRRKRIGRGPGSGMGKTGGRGLKGQKSRSGVAIKGFEGGQMPIYQRLPKRGFTKPNRKKFAVVNLGLIQKFVDAGKLDAKSAITEDALLDAGLVRRKLDGVRVLAKGEVTGKLNIEVTGASKSAVEAVEKAGGSLTVTTAQAAE; encoded by the coding sequence ATGAAACTGAACGAACTGCACGACAATCCCGGCGCAACCAAACGCCGCAAGCGTATTGGCCGTGGCCCGGGCTCGGGCATGGGCAAAACCGGCGGCCGGGGCCTGAAGGGTCAGAAATCCCGCTCGGGTGTGGCCATCAAGGGCTTTGAAGGCGGCCAGATGCCGATCTATCAGCGCCTTCCCAAGCGCGGCTTTACCAAACCCAACCGCAAGAAATTCGCCGTGGTGAACCTCGGCCTGATCCAGAAATTCGTCGATGCGGGCAAGCTGGATGCGAAATCCGCCATCACCGAAGACGCGCTGCTTGATGCGGGCCTCGTGCGCCGCAAGCTCGACGGTGTGCGCGTTCTCGCCAAGGGCGAGGTGACCGGCAAGCTCAACATCGAAGTGACCGGCGCGTCGAAATCCGCCGTCGAAGCTGTCGAAAAGGCGGGTGGCTCCCTGACAGTCACAACCGCGCAGGCGGCTGAATAA
- the rpsM gene encoding 30S ribosomal protein S13 — translation MARIAGVNLPTAKRVPIALTYITGIGHTSAKAICEAVNIDPTRRVNELSDAEALALREHIDGNYTVEGDLRREVQMNIKRLMDLGSYRGLRHRRNLPVRGQRTHTNARTRKGPAKPIAGKKK, via the coding sequence GTGGCACGTATCGCCGGCGTAAACCTTCCCACCGCCAAACGGGTGCCTATCGCCCTGACCTATATCACCGGAATTGGCCACACCTCGGCCAAGGCCATCTGCGAAGCTGTCAACATCGACCCCACCCGCCGGGTGAACGAGCTCAGCGACGCCGAAGCACTGGCCCTGCGCGAACACATCGACGGCAACTACACCGTCGAAGGTGACCTGCGCCGTGAAGTGCAGATGAACATCAAGCGCCTGATGGACCTCGGGTCCTACCGTGGCCTGCGTCACCGCCGCAACCTGCCGGTTCGCGGTCAGCGGACGCACACCAATGCCCGCACCCGCAAGGGCCCGGCGAAACCCATCGCCGGCAAGAAGAAGTAA
- the rpmD gene encoding 50S ribosomal protein L30, producing the protein MAKTIVVKQIGSPIRRPEKQRQTLIGLGLNKMHKTRELEDTPAVRGMIAKIPHMVEIIEEKG; encoded by the coding sequence ATGGCCAAGACTATCGTCGTCAAACAAATCGGCTCGCCGATCCGCCGCCCCGAGAAACAGCGCCAGACGCTGATCGGGTTGGGCCTGAACAAGATGCACAAGACCCGCGAGCTGGAAGACACCCCGGCCGTGCGCGGCATGATCGCCAAGATCCCGCACATGGTCGAAATCATCGAGGAAAAGGGCTGA